The genomic interval CGTCGCACAATTCGGCGAGCAGGGCGCTCAAATTGGGCCGGGATGCACGCGCAACAGCGAGTGCCACAGCCCGCTGGTGTGCATGGCCGGTCGGTGTCGGTCCGAGTGTGTCGAGAATCGCGATTGCCCGATTGGCGCCCAGTGCGTCATCACCCCGAGCGGCGTCGGATCATGCCAGCTCGATACGCCCGGCTATCTGCCGCCGGACGCGGCTTATTGCGTGACAGCGCGGGATTGCACGCGCGGCGCATGCGCGGCCGGCAATCAATGCGGATCGTAGATTTAGCCGGACGGGGTGTCGCGCAGGCGTGCGCGCTCCGGCGCGCCAACGCCGAGCACTTCTGACAGATAAGTGTCCGCCGAGCCGTGGCGCTCCTAAGCGACGAGATTGCTCCGTAAGGCCGCGTTCGCGCGCACCAACGCCGAATACTTGTTCCACCGAGCTGGAGCGCTTCGAAGATTGAAGCGGGCCCGAAGGCCCGCTTTTCGTTTCAACCTTTTACGAAAGTCATCAGATCGGCGTTGATAGTGTCGGCGTGCGTCGTCGCCATGCCGTGCGGAAATCCTTTGTAGACTTTGAGATCGCCCTGCTTCAGCAACTTGATGCCGAGCAGCGCGGAATCCGCGATCGGTACGATCTGATCGTCGTCGCCGTGCATGAGTAGAACCGGCACGTTGATCGTTTTCAAATCCTCGGTGAAATCGGTTTCCGAGAACGCCTTGATGCAATCGTAGTGCGCCTTCGCGCCGCCCATCATGCCTTGGCGCCACCAATTGTCGATCACGCCTTGATCGACCTTCGCGCCCGGGCGGTTGTAGCCGTAGAACGGCCCGCTCGGCACATCGACGCAGAATTGCGCGCGGTTGGCGGCGAGCGCGGCGCGGAAGCCGTCAAACACTTCGATCGGTAGGCCGCCCGGATTCTTGTCGGATTTCACCATGATCGGCGGCACGGCGCCCATCAGCACCGCTTTCGACACGCGCCCAGCTTCGGCGCGCGCCACGTAGTGCGCAACTTCGCCGCCGCCCGTGGAGTGGCCGATGTGTACCGCATTTTTCAGATCGAGCGCCTTCGCGAGTTCGGTGACGTCGGCGGCGTACGTGTCCATCTCGTTGCCGGTGTCGGTCTGTGTTGAGCGGCCGTGGCCGCGCCGGTCATGCGCGATTACGCGATAGCCTTTCAGCCGGAAGAACAGCATTTGGTTGTCCCAATCATCGGCGCTGAGCGGCCAGCCGTGATGGAAGACAATGGGTTGCGCGTCGCGCGGGCCCCAATCCTTGTAGAAAATCTCTGCGCCGTCTTTGGTGGTGATCGTGGGCATGGGCAGACCTCGTTGCAGCTGCGCGTTGCTCCCCCGGGCGCACCATAGGCCGACGCCGTGGGCGCGACACCAAAAAACATCAAACCGTGAGTTGCGCGCGTAAGGATTCCCGCTCCGCGGCGCCCACGCCCAAAACATCGGCGAGATAGGCGTCCACGCCGCCATGCTTGAACGCAATTTCATCGAGCGCGGCGCGCAGGTAATCGATCTCAACGCCAAGCATCGGCCGAAGTGCGGCGGGGTCTAGCTTGCGCGCGAGCCGCTCTTCCATGCGGGCTTGAATTTTCGGCATGCGCTTCTCGATGTCGACGGCTTGGTTGGTGAAGTCGTAGTCGGCGAACACGGTCTCTTCATCGACGCCGAGCGTCATCAGCGTCAGCGCGCAGATGATGCCGGTGCGGTCTTTGCCAGCGGCGCAGTGCACAACGCCGGCGCCGCCCTCGCCGAGCGCGGCGAACCAATCGCGGTAGAGCCGGATCAAGCGCGGATCGTAAGGGATCTCGCGGTAGAGGCTGAGCATGTAGGCGCGTGTCGCTTGCGGCGTGAGATCGCTTTGCAGCAGTGCAACCAGGTGCGGCGGCAGCGACGACCCGCCCGCCCCTTCGTCATTGAAGATGACGCGGCAGTTTTCGTTGCTCCACTTCGTTGGCTCATGCGCGCGTTCTTCGGGGCGGCGCAGATCGACCACGAAGCGCAGATCCATCGCGTTGAGCCGCGCGATATCCGCGTCGGTCGCGTCGTGAAAGGACGCGGAGCGGTAGAGCTTGCCGCGCGCGATTCTGCCGCCGGCTGCGGTGTCCCAACCGCCGAAGTCGCGGAAATTCAGGATGCGGTCGAAGTTCACTAGCCTATCGTGCATACGCGCTAGATGGCGCGTGCACGCTGCCGCGTCAAATCAGTGAGCTTGCAGTGGATGCTGGATGCGCTGGATCAGCGGCTCGAGGATGTTCGAGTAGTCGTCGGTCCAGGCGCGGCCAGGCGGCGGGGCTGACATCTGCCAAGCCGGATCGGCCAGCAGCGGCTCGAGCGCTTCGCGTGTCCGCGCCATCGCTACCACTTGCGAGCCGAAGTTCGCGTAGCTGCGCTCTTCAGGCAGGTAGAGACGCTGGATCACGACAGCTCCGGCCGCGAGCCCAGCGCGGGCGGCGACATCGGCCATGGCGAGGTTGCGGTTGGAGACATGCACCAGGACGACGCCGTCTTCATCGACGCTGTCGAGATAGAGCCGCATAGCTTCGGCGGTGATTAGGTGCGTCGGCACGGCGTCGGACG from Terricaulis silvestris carries:
- a CDS encoding alpha/beta fold hydrolase, which gives rise to MPTITTKDGAEIFYKDWGPRDAQPIVFHHGWPLSADDWDNQMLFFRLKGYRVIAHDRRGHGRSTQTDTGNEMDTYAADVTELAKALDLKNAVHIGHSTGGGEVAHYVARAEAGRVSKAVLMGAVPPIMVKSDKNPGGLPIEVFDGFRAALAANRAQFCVDVPSGPFYGYNRPGAKVDQGVIDNWWRQGMMGGAKAHYDCIKAFSETDFTEDLKTINVPVLLMHGDDDQIVPIADSALLGIKLLKQGDLKVYKGFPHGMATTHADTINADLMTFVKG
- a CDS encoding tyrosine-protein phosphatase yields the protein MNFDRILNFRDFGGWDTAAGGRIARGKLYRSASFHDATDADIARLNAMDLRFVVDLRRPEERAHEPTKWSNENCRVIFNDEGAGGSSLPPHLVALLQSDLTPQATRAYMLSLYREIPYDPRLIRLYRDWFAALGEGGAGVVHCAAGKDRTGIICALTLMTLGVDEETVFADYDFTNQAVDIEKRMPKIQARMEERLARKLDPAALRPMLGVEIDYLRAALDEIAFKHGGVDAYLADVLGVGAAERESLRAQLTV